Proteins from a single region of Styela clava chromosome 1, kaStyClav1.hap1.2, whole genome shotgun sequence:
- the LOC120348523 gene encoding fibrillin-2-like isoform X1 has translation MRGLFVLTFTCLFVGAIGQMRSRRLHVPQHWRNYGFGRPQNLVRPRRNGNIMVGPHVCKENGQSFCCPGWTTLVGSNKCIQAVCDPNQCGDGVCIQPKKCICQNGAIATSCGAEPRYRTGQRCGLRCMNGGECVNNECACSGAFTGAHCSQPICGPGCQNGGRCISPNKCLCTYGFTGNRCQTDYRVGPCFLTRANDTCMDQIEGVTCNKKICCATIGQGWGIPCEECPARAGNCSRGRMPPHCEDINECQMIPGLCKDGECVNTDGSFRCECADGYVYNNKLHKCEDIDECLEGYCENGECSNTVGGFMCKCPPDYLLSSDQTYCISDKPGFCYTSIESGLCATPLPQLTRRTECCCSTVGEHEQETLGKCFAVPNSNPERCPTLGTPEFDRDCQTDTMLGIYDRPAPLVGAGLLSSLMGHPCASNLDACGKGVCVEVLSISSGWKCQCDEGYIQDKNTKTCVDKNECGDGMSERDICGLYGTCVNSIGSYSCHCDPGFANGEDMISCIDIDECAEAPEGLCENGRCVNNRGSFICSCDEGYRQTATRQACEDYDECVEDNDLCEFGRCVNIIGAFRCVCNPGFVESADKRSCKDENECEATGMCEHGSCINRNGGFECMCDNGFEITHDGKHCVDIDECKQKPCINGECENLIGDFRCHCHRFQQLDESGRRCLLESRVANCFRNVRNGQCNAENALTALTTRAECCCAVPGGMSAWDDCEPCPERGSENHGVLCSGVTINNICAMHASPCDNGACINMEGNNYRCECHPGFLPTADQKACVDIDECSESMQCSNGQCRNTPGSFVCTCDPGFVLKGDVCEDIPECESNPCINGECVDLPGSFECRCEEGSMLDINGLACYNVQMQQCWKSYENNTCSDNFRVLTAEACCNSIGVAWGNKNCIPCTEIELRCQKGYMYNVATDECDDIPECSYGACDPLAECIETEGSFQCICPEHLTLDATRTVCLDIRVGTCFWDFEESTNECSNPTFGAVMRKSDCCCTVGQGWRHDSNACEGCPVEGTPEFDKLCPLGKTGGTDGKLGPTVNECIRFPDLCNNGICENTVDSFICRCNIGFTLDETGRMCNDIDECDISIELCGEGECVNTDGSFNCICKEGYTLSSTGDFCEDDNECIAGGKCTGGDCLNTDGSYECRCPQGRALSPDGTRCVDVDECLVMKDLCKPYGECVNMLGFFVCVCDPGFETTEDKTICVDKDECAIENGGCSTICVNTIGSYECRCEEGFTLTFDGHTCADVDECMDQPSRCDGGRCENIEGSFQCVCFDGFMATMDFQYCEDMDECAMNPNICMNGKCHNTRGSYTCNCDQGYCVPQGQMICVDEDECELGKHTCDVNADCSNTDGGFECSCIDGFSGDGFDCIDEDECTNGNNTCDENAECDNTHGSYACNCDDGFHGDGFSCSDKDDCLADENLCGPHGTCLNIQGSFECECPMGFMTTADKKACKDIDECAIEHICVNGRCHNVPGTFRCECLKGFEKDEQGANCTDIDECDDVANCINGECVNSIGTYECQCPEGFTPNPGGVGCVDTRTGDCFLRVEGDENAPICSRAIGVDVVRATCCCSYYAQAWGNPCEICPERNTSEYQTLCPGGDGFKPNPITVFLEDIDECMELPGLCQGGKCVNVFGSFICECPEGYKLNEESRVCEDVDECTEAEAVCGPGTCVNSVGGYSCLCPDGYKPINRGRICEDEREAFCYRYYNESSFQCTEQLPFNVTKKLCCCTGQIGQGWNNPCEVCPIPGDGTAFKELCGVDIYEPGELICKKVPDLCLNGICVDTDTGYQCECPMGFRYNEAMLMCEDIDECAADENICRINAQCVNLQGSYRCSCKDGYTDRNGECVDVDECIEQEACSNGQCENREGGFLCICNQGFKSINDEQACEDVDECDFDPCGFGNCQNMVGSYICTCYNGFTLSDNGDCVDTDECVELSVCRNGLCINEDGSYSCMCDDGYKVARDGRSCIDANECMEDAAVCGEGSCQNMDGSFKCFCPDGYSSPDGKSCIDDDECELLDMCTNGDCVNTPGSFTCVCPPNFALSTNKKLCIDQTKGQCYSSYDLGVCSNEMPTAVTRGSCCCTCTDSAWGESAGECEACPAEGTQEFENLCPEGCGFTPNGDDINECVTNNPCVNGICRNLAGGFKCECRTGFKLDETNFVCVDEDECVERGNPCGPGTCSNRVGGFHCECEDGYYNGPMMKCLDINECLEQTHGCKFRCVNTDGSYVCTCPDGYKLNDDDRSCSDIDECSDDDLNRCEEKGMLCKNAVGSFECLCQPGYKKVGVADQCENIDECLTLGVCAGGECIDLEGSYQCRCGEGYIYDEQGRRCIDNREGLCYAAVHQRTCELTATTGFSVSKTSCCCNNGAGWGPDCDICPLPSSKEFVKLCPHGPGFDERGEDIDDCIVFPGLCANGTCTNLLGSYKCICDRGFMPTENMQACIDIDECAMPNGCAGGSRCRNTFGGYKCECPAGYQITNTMRCVDVDECTRKDHQCQFICINTIGSYHCGCPHGFAMHNNQSCVDQDECKMDPDICGENADCENDVGGYHCVCAPGFEKTPNGDGCIGLPCDSRPGICGPQMCMNVGESIRCVPGCNPNTRLRFHNMRCYDINDCRANPCKFGGRCVPNAEGQYRCTGGGCGRGFAMMGGYGRGCGDINECRFQNNPCSYQCQNSYGGFKCGCPRGYFGLGGSQCMNGMGGFQQPPVYPQQYGQLPFMGGRGAPMGRCYDCGPVGPHRQRRSTESAQMEMISGDDENRPPVNTSVPIIMHLSLQNLNPRQRLIQLIPAIRTLKDHTLYKIIGGNEGRMFRIHKQDSFHFIHLNRGFEREEGKIEPGQYKIKVEAKPTIDKKTAKKASLDNPQIEKAMENTVKFEVLFDIEK, from the exons CTGTTTGTGATCCCAATCAATGCGGGGACGGTGTGTGCATTCAGCCTAAAAAATGTATCTGTCAAAATGGTGCAATTGCGACATCTTGTGGAGCAGAACCCAGATACAGAA CTGGTCAGAGATGCGGACTTCGTTGCATGAACGGTGGAGAATGCGTCAACAACGAATGTGCTTGCAGTGGCGCTTTCACTGGTGCCCACTGCTCCCAGC CCATCTGTGGACCAGGATGCCAAAATGGCGGAAGATGCATCAGCCCGAACAAATGTCTCTGCACATATGGATTCACTGGAAACAGATGCCAGACAG ACTACCGAGTTGGACCATGCTTCCTCACTCGTGCAAATGATACATGCATGGACCAGATCGAGGGCGTAACTTGCAACAAAAAGATCTGCTGCGCCACCATTGGTCAAGGATGGGGAATCCCCTGTGAAGAATGCCCCGCAAGAGCTGGAAACTGCTCACGTGGAAGAATGCCTCCACATTGTGAAG ATATCAACGAATGCCAGATGATCCCAGGACTCTGCAAGGACGGCGAATGCGTCAACACTGATGGATCGTTCAGATGTGAATGTGCCGATGGTTACGTTTACAATAACAAACTTCATAAGTGCGAAG aTATCGATGAATGTCTTGAAGGATACTGCGAGAATGGAGAATGCTCAAACACAGTCGGAGGCTTCATGTGCAAATGTCCGCCTGATTATTTATTGTCATCTGACCAAACGTACTGTATAT CCGACAAACCAGGATTCTGCTACACTTCAATTGAGAGTGGATTGTGCGCAACACCTCTTCCACAGCTCACCAGAAGAACTGAATGCTGCTGTTCTACTGTTGGAGAGCATGAACAAGAAACCCTCGGAAAATGCTTCGCAGTTCCAAACAGCAATCCAGAACGTTGCCCAACTCTCGGAACGC CTGAATTTGACCGAGACTGCCAAACTGATACCATGCTTGGTATTTATGACCGACCGGCACCGCTTGTTGGCGCGGGGTTACTGAGTAGTCTCATGGGTCACCCATGCGCCTCAAATCTCGACGCGTGTGGAAAGGGTGTTTGTGTTGAAGTGCTTTCGATCTCTAGTGGCTGGAAATGTCAATGTGATGAAGGCTACATCCAAGATAAGAACACGAAAACCTGTGTTG ATAAGAATGAATGTGGTGACGGAATGAGTGAACGAGATATCTGTGGCTTATATGGAACTTGCGTTAACTCTATCGGAAGTTACAGCTGCCATTGTGATCCCGGGTTTGCAAACGGAGAAGACATGATAAGTTGCATTG ATATTGACGAATGCGCAGAGGCCCCTGAAGGTCTCTGTGAGAACGGGAGATGCGTGAACAACCGCGGAAGCTTCATCTGCAGCTGTGATGAAGGCTACAGACAAACTGCCACACGTCAGGCATGCGAAG actACGACGAATGCGTTGAAGATAACGATCTATGTGAATTTGGAAGATGCGTCAACATTATTGGTGCATTCAGATGTGTGTGCAACCCAGGATTCGTTGAATCTGCTGATAAGAGAAGCTGCAAAG ATGAGAACGAATGTGAGGCGACAGGAATGTGTGAACATGGATCTTGTATCAACAGGAATGGTGGATTCGAGTGTATGTGTGATAATGGCTTTGAAATCACA CACGACGGTAAACACTGCGTAGACATCGACGAATGCAAGCAGAAACCCTGCATCAACGGAGAATGCGAGAATTTGATCGGTGACTTCAGATGCCACTGCCATAGATTCCAACAACTGGACGAATCAGGCAGACGCTGTTTACTTG AGTCTCGAGTCGCCAACTGCTTCCGAAATGTAAGGAATGGACAATGTAATGCAGAAAATGCACTGACAGCATTGACAACGAGAGCTGAGTGCTGTTGTGCGGTGCCAGGAGGAATGAGCGCCTGGGATGATTGCGAACCTTGTCCGGAGAGAGGATCTG aaaaccaCGGAGTTCTCTGCAGTGGTGTCACCATCAACAATATATGTGCAATGCACGCTTCACCTTGTGACAATGGAGCCTGTATTAACATGGAAGGAAACAACTACAGATGCGAATGCCATCCTGGGTTTTTACCGACAGCTGATCAGAAAGCCTGCGTTG ACATTGATGAATGCAGCGAATCCATGCAATGTAGTAACGGACAATGCAGGAATACACCAGGATCATTTGTCTGTACTTGCGATCCCGGATTCGTTCTTAAAGGAGACGTTTGCGAAG ACATTCCTGAATGTGAATCCAACCCTTGCATCAACGGAGAGTGTGTTGATCTTCCTGGAAGCTTTGAATGTCGATGCGAAGAAGGAAGCATGCTTGACATAAATGGACTGGCTTGCTACA ACGTTCAAATGCAACAATGCTGGAAATCATATGAAAACAATACTTGCTCAGATAACTTCAGAGTTTTGACTGCTGAGGCTTGCTGTAACTCCATTGGGGTTGCTTGGGGCAACAAGAATTGCATCCCATGTACTGAGATTG AACTCCGTTGCCAGAAAGGATACATGTACAACGTTGCTACCGATGAATGTGATGACATCCCTGAATGTTCTTACGGGGCCTGCGATCCACTTGCTGAATGTATTGAAACAGAGGGCTCCTTCCAATGCATCTGCCCAGAACATCTCACATTGGATGCAACAAGAACTGTTTGTCTAG atatTCGTGTTGGAACTTGCTTCTGGGATTTCGAAGAGAGCACAAACGAATGTAGCAATCCAACTTTCGGTGCCGTTATGCGAAAGTCTGATTGTTGCTGCACCGTGGGACAAGGCTGGCGTCATGACTCCAATGCATGTGAAGGATGCCCGGTAGAAGGAACTCCAGAATTCGATAAACTTTGCCCGCTTGGCAAAACCGGAGGCACAGACGGAAAACTCGGACCAACAG TTAATGAATGTATTCGATTCCCTGATCTTTGCAACAATGGTATCTGTGAGAACACAGTGGATAGCTTCATATGCAGATGCAACATTGGTTTTACCTTGGATGAGACAGGCAGGATGTGCaatgatattgatgaatgtgATATCAG CATCGAACTTTGCGGTGAGGGCGAATGCGTCAACACAGATGGAAGCTTCAACTGCATCTGTAAAGAAGGATACACTCTTAGTTCAACTGGAGACTTCTGTGAAG ATGACAACGAATGTATTGCTGGAGGTAAATGCACAGGAGGAGATTGCCTGAACACAGATGGTTCATACGAATGCAGATGTCCTCAAGGAAGAGCATTGAGCCCAGACGGAACAAGATGCGTCG ATGTTGACGAATGCTTGGTCATGAAAGATCTATGCAAACCATATGGAGAATGCGTCAACATGCTCGGTTTCTTTGTCTGTGTATGCGATCCTGGATTCGAAACTACTGAAGATAAAACAATTTGCGTTG ACAAAGATGAATGCGCCATCGAAAACGGTGGATGCTCTACCATCTGTGTCAACACTATTGGATCATATGAATGCCGATGCGAAGAAGGATTCACCTTGACTTTTGACGGACACACTTGCGCTG ATGTTGATGAATGCATGGACCAACCAAGCCGATGCGACGGAGGAAGATGTGAAAACATCGAAGGAAGTTTCCAATGTGTTTGCTTTGATGGATTCATGGCTACGATGGACTTCCA ATATTGCGAAGATATGGATGAATGTGCAATGAATCCCAACATATGCATGAATGGTAAATGCCACAACACAAGAGGTTCCTACACCTGCAATTGCGATCAAGGATATTGTGTACCACAAGGACAAATGATCTGTGTTG ACGAGGATGAATGCGAATTGGGAAAACATACCTGCGATGTCAACGCAGACTGTTCAAATACTGATGGCGGGTTTGAATGCTCCTGCATTGATGGATTCTCCGGTGATGGATTTGATTGCATCG ACGAAGATGAATGTACTAATGGCAACAATACTTGTGATGAGAATGCGGAGTGTGATAATACTCATGGATCATATGCTTGCAACTGTGATGATGGATTCCACGGAGACGGCTTCTCTTGCTCTG acaAGGATGATTGTTTGGCCGATGAAAACTTGTGCGGACCCCATGGTACCTGCTTAAACATTCAAGGAAGCTTCGAGTGTGAATGCCCAATGGGATTCATGACAACCGCTGACAAGAAAGCATGCAAAG ACATTGATGAATGCGCAATCGAACACATCTGCGTCAACGGCCGATGTCACAACGTTCCAGGAACATTCAGATGTGAATGCCTCAAAGG TTTCGAGAAAGACGAACAAGGAGCAAACTGCACTGATATTGACGAATGTGATGACGTTGCCAATTGTATCAACGGTGAATGTGTCAACTCAATCGGAACCTATGAATGTCAATGTCCAGAAGGATTCACCCCCAACCCTGGCGGTGTCGGATGTGTTG ATACCAGAACTGGCGACTGTTTCCTGAGAGTGGAAGGCGATGAAAACGCTCCCATCTGTTCTCGTGCTATTGGAGTTGATGTTGTCCGTGCGACATGCTGTTGTTCTTACTACGCACAAGCCTGGGGAAATCCATGTGAAATCTGTCCTGAGAGAAATACTTCCGAG TATCAAACACTCTGTCCAGGAGGAGACGGATTCAAACCAAACCCGATCACAGTATTCTTGGAAGACATTGATGAATGTATGGAGCTTCCAGGTTTATGTCAAGGCGGGAAATGCGTCAACGTTTTTGGATCTTTTATCTGCGAATGTCCAGAGGGCTACAAACTCAACGAAGAGAGCAGAGTTTGCGAAG ATGTTGATGAATGCACGGAGGCAGAAGCTGTCTGCGGACCAGGAACTTGTGTCAACTCTGTTGGCGGATACAGTTGCTTATGTCCTGATGGATACAAACCAATCAATAGAGGAAGAATCTGTGAAG ACGAAAGAGAAGCATTCTGCTACAGATATTACAACGAATCTTCATTCCAATGTACCGAACAACTCCCATTCAATGTGACAAAGAAATTGTGTTGTTGCACCGGACAGATCGGACAAGGATGGAATAATCCATGCGAG GTTTGCCCCATTCCCGGAGATGGCACTGCCTTCAAAGAGCTGTGTGGCGTTGATATCTACGAACCTGGTGAACTTATCTGCAAGAAAGTTCCAGATCTCTGCTTGAATGGAATCTGTGTCGACACCGATACCGGATACCAGTGTGAATGTCCGATGGGATTCAGATACAACGAAGCAATGCTCATGTGTGAAG ATATTGACGAATGTGCTGCTGATGAAAACATCTGCAGAATCAATGCACAATGTGTCAACCTGCAAGGGTCATACAGGTGCAGCTGTAAAGATGGTTACACTGACAGGAATGGAGAATGTGTCG ATGTTGATGAATGTATCGAGCAAGAAGCCTGTTCCAACGGTCAATGCGAGAACAGGGAAGGCGGATTCCTTTGCATTTGCAACCAAGGTTTCAAGAGCATCAACGATGAACAAGCATGCGAGG ATGTCGACGAGTGTGACTTTGATCCATGTGGTTTCGGAAATTGTCAGAATATGGTTGGAAGTTACATCTGTACATGCTATAACGGTTTCACCCTGAGTGACAACGGAGACTGTGTTG atactGATGAATGTGTTGAACTATCTGTCTGTCGTAACGGACTTTGCATCAACGAAGATGGTTCGTACTCGTGCATGTGCGATGATGGTTACAAGGTAGCCCGCGACGGAAGATCGTGTATCG ATGCTAACGAATGCATGGAGGATGCGGCTGTATGCGGTGAAGGCTCCTGCCAAAATATGGACGGTTCCTTCAAATGTTTCTGTCCAGATGGATACTCTAGCCCTGATGGAAAATCTTGCATTG ATGACGATGAATGTGAATTGTTGGATATGTGCACAAATGGCGATTGTGTTAACACGCCAGGAAGCTTCACATGCGTTTGCCCGCCCAACTTTGCTCTCAGcaccaacaagaaactttgCATAG ATCAAACCAAAGGCCAATGCTACAGTTCATACGACCTTGGCGTGTGTTCAAACGAGATGCCAACTGCAGTTACTCGCGGTTCCTGCTGCTGTACATGCACTGACTCAGCCTGGGGTGAATCTGCTGGTGAATGCGAGGCCTGCCCTGCTGAAGGAACACAAGAGTTCGAAAACCTTTGCCCTGAAGGTTGTGGATTCACACCAAATGGAGACG aCATCAACGAGTGCGTGACGAACAATCCATGCGTGAACGGAATCTGCAGAAATTTGGCGGGAGGATTCAAATGCGAATGCAGAACTGGATTCAAACTTGACGAAACGAACTTTGTCTGTGTTG acGAAGACGAATGTGTTGAGCGAGGTAACCCATGCGGACCTGGAACGTGTTCAAACAGAGTTGGTGGATTTCATTGTGAATGTGAGGACGGATACTACAATGGACCTATGATGAAATGCCTTG ATATCAATGAATGTCTTGAACAGACCCACGGATGTAAATTCAGATGCGTCAATACAGATGGAAGCTACGTATGTACTTGTCCTGATGGATACAAATTGAATGATGATGATCGATCATGTAGCG ACATTGATGAATGTTCCGATGATGACCTAAACAGATGTGAAGAGAAAGGAATGCTCTGCAAGAACGCTGTTGGAAGTTTCGAATGTCTTTGCCAACCAGGATACAAGAAAGTTGGAGTGGCAGACCAATGCGAGA ACATTGATGAATGTTTGACTCTCGGAGTTTGTGCAGGAGGCGAATGCATCGATTTGGAAGGAAGCTATCAGTGCAGATGTGGTGAAGGCTACATATACGACGAACAAGGACGACGTTGCATTG ACAATCGTGAGGGACTCTGCTATGCCGCTGTCCACCAACGTACATGCGAACTCACTGCTACTACTGGCTTCTCCGTTTCAAAGACAAGCTGCTGTTGTAACAACGGTGCAGGATGGGGACCTGACTGTGATATCTGCCCGCTTCCAAGTTCAA AGGAATTCGTGAAACTTTGCCCACACGGACCTGGATTCGACGAGAGAGGAGAAGACATCGATGATTGTATTGTATTCCCTGGACTTTGCGCCAACGGCACATGCACCAATCTCCTAGGATCCTACAAATGTATCTGCGACAGAGGTTTCATGCCAACTGAGAACATGCAAGCTTGTATTG ACATTGACGAATGTGCCATGCCAAACGGATGTGCTGGAGGATCTCGATGCAGAAACACATTTGGTGGATATAAATGCGAATGCCCAGCTGGTTACCAGATCACCAACACTATGAGATGCGTTG ACGTCGACGAATGCACCAGGAAAGATCATCAATGTCAATTCATCTGCATCAACACTATCGGAAGCTACCACTGCGGATGCCCACACGGATTCGCTATGCATAAC AACCAATCATGCGTTGACCAAGATGAATGCAAGATGGATCCAGATATCTGTGGTGAGAACGCTGATTGTGAGAATGATGTCGGTGGATACCATTGCGTATGCGCACCAGGATTTGAGAAGACTCCAAATGGAGATGGATGCATTG GTCTACCATGTGATTCCCGACCTGGTATCTGCGGACCTCAAATGTGCATGAACGTTGGCGAGTCCATCAGATGTGTGCCAGGATGCAATCCCAACACGAGGCTCAGGTTTCACAACATGAGATGTTACGACATCAACGACTGCAGAGCAAACCCTTGCAAATTTGGAGGCCGATGTGTTCCTAATGCTGAAGGACAATACAGATGCACTGGCGGTGGATGCGGAAG GGGCTTCGCAATGATGGGAGGTTACGGTAGAGGATGCGGAGACATCAATGAATGCAGATTCCAGAACAATCCTTGCTCTTATCAATGTCAGAATTCATATGGTGGATTCAAATGTGGATGCCCAAGAGGATACTTCGGTCTCGGTGGAAG TCAATGTATGAACGGTATGGGTGGTTTCCAACAACCTCCAGTCTACCCTCAGCAATACGGTCAACTACCATTCATGGGAGGACGTGGAGCACCAATGGGAAGATGCTACGACTGCGGACCGGTTGGACCGCACAGACAACGAAGATCTACTGAGTCAGCACAAATGGAAATGATAAGCGGGGATGATGAGAACCGTCCACCAGTTAATACATCTGTTCCAATCATTATGCATCTCAGCCTACAAAACCTGAACCCACGTCAACGATTGATCCAACTTATCCCAGCTATCCGGACATTGAAGGATCACACATTGTACAAAATCATCGGAGGAAACGAAGGCAGAATGTTCAGAATTCACAAGCAAGACAGCTTCCACTTCATCCATCTTAACCGTGGTTTCGAGAGAGAGGAAGGAAAGATCGAACCAGGCCAATACAAGATCAAGGTTGAAGCCAAACCAACCATTGATAAGAAGACAGCAAAGAAAGCCAGCCTTGACAACCCCCAGATAGAGAAAGCAATGGAGAATACCGTCAAGTTCGAGGTTCTTTTCGATATCGAAAAGTag